The genomic region CGCCCTACACCGCAACACTAGAGCGCATCATCCCACAAATCGACCCGCAAACCAAAAGCGTGCCTGTGCGAATTGTGGTCGAAAACCCCAAAGGCACCTTGTTTGAAAACGCCTTTGCACGCATCACCTTTAGCACTCCTGCGCGCACGTATCTTTCCCTGCCAAGCCGTGCGGTAATCACCAAAGGTGCGCAACATTTTGTCTTTGTCGCGAGTGAATACGAAGGCGAATACGACCCCCGCGCCATTGAAGCCCTACGCCTGAACAATGGCACGTTTGAAGTATTAAGCGGCCTTAAAGAGGGGGAAGAAGTGGTCGCTGAAGCCCTGTTTATGTTTGACAGCGATGTGCAAAACTTTGGAGGAAACGCCCCATGGTAGAACACATCATCGAAGGAAGCTTGCGCAATAAAGCCATGGTGTTACTCACCTTGCTTTTAGGTGTGATGCTTTCCGTGTGGGCCATGAAACACACCGCACTCGACGCGCTTCCTGATTTGACCCCACCCCAAGTGATTGTGAGCGTTGAATTCCCCGGCCAGTCCCCCAAAGTCATCGAAGACCAAGTGGTGTATGAGCTCACGAGCGCGCTCCTTTCCGTTCCCAAAAGCAGTACCGTGCGCGCCTTTACCTCCTTTGGAAACGCTTTGGTGTACGTAATCTTTGACGATGCGACGGATTTGTACTGGGCAAGAGACCGCGTGAGTGAGGTCATCGCTTCGGTGGCTAAAACCGTACCCCAAGAAGCCTCCATCCGTTTAGGCCCCGATGCGACGGGCATTGGCTGGGTGTTTGAATACGCCCTCACCTCCAACACAAAATCCTTGCAAGAGTTGCGCACCTTGCAAGATTATGTCTACCGCTACGCGTTGCTTGGCGTGGAAGGGGTGAGTGAGGTGGCAAGTGTGGGGGGTTTTGTTAAAACCTACGAAATCACCCTGCGCCAAGATGACCTTGTGCGTTACGACCTTGGCATTAGCCAAGTCAAAAACGCCATCGCCCAAAACAACCGTGACGTGGGCGGTGGCGTCCTCTTGGAAAATGGGTTTGAACACATGGTGCAAGCCAAAGGCTACGCCAAAAGTGCCGCAGATTTGCTCGCCATCCCTTTGGGTAGCCCAAAAGGCGTCCCCTTGACCCTAGGGGACATCGCAGACGTAACCCTTGTGCCTTCTTACCGTAGCGGTTTGGCGGAGCTTAACGGAGAAGGGGAAGTGGTCGGGGGTATCGTGGTGGTGCGGTATAAAGAAAACGCTTATAAGGTCATCCAAGCGGTCAAAGAACGCCTTGAAAGCTTACATGTAAACGATGTGGAAGTCATCACAACCTACGACCGAAGCGACCTTATCCTTAATGCCATCACTAATCTCCAAAACGTCCTTTTGGAGGAAAGCGTGGTGGTGTTTGCGGTGGTGATGCTCTTTTTGCTCCATGTGCGTAGCGCCCTAGTGGTGCTTATCATTTTACCGCTGACCATTGCGCTGACGTTTTTGCTCATGAAACTGTTTGGGATTGAATCCAACATCATGAGCCTTGGAGGCATCGCGATTGCCATTGGGGCGATGGTGGATGCGTGTGTGGTGATGATTGAAAACGTGCACAAAAAACTCGGCGGCAAAAAAGGCATCAGTGAGACTGAGCGCGTGGCGACCATCATCACCTCTTCCAAGCAGGTGGGGCGGCCTATCTTTTTTGCATTGCTCATCATCGTGGTGAGTTTTTTGCCCATCTTTTCCTTGGGCGGACAAGAAGGAGCGTTGTTTAAACCCCTTGCGTACACCAAAACCTTTGCCATGCTCATTGGGGCTATTTTGGCCATCACCTTTGTGCCTGTGCTCATGGTATTTTTCATCAAAGGCACTCTCCACAGGGAAGAAAAAAACCCCCTTAACCGCTTTTTCATCGCCGCTTATGGGGTGTTGTTAAAATTTTCCATGCGGTTTTGGTACCTCAGCATTGCCGTATTTGTGGGGCTACTCATCTTTGGCTACCACACTTACACCAAACAGCGTTGGGAATTTATGCCCCCACTACACGAGCAAGCCCTCATGTACATGCCCGTTACTTCGAGCGGGATTAGCATCGAAACAGCCAAGGCGTATGCCAAGCAAAGCAACGCCATCATTAAAAGCTTTCCTGAGGTGGAGAGTACCTTTGCTAAAGTGGGCCGCGCGGCGACGGCGACCGACCCCGCACCCCTTTCGATGATCGAAACCATCATCCAGTTTAAGCCTCAATCCCAGTGGCGCGAAGGGGTCACCTACGCCTCTTTACAAGAGGAGATGAACGCCAAATTGCAACTGCCGGGCCTAGTGAATTCGTGGACATTTCCCATTCGTGGACGCATCGACATGCTCATCACAGGAATGCGCACGCCTTTGGGCATCAAACTCTACGGGGACAACGACGAAGCTTTGGAAAAAAGCGCACAGGCTATCGCGACCGCCCTTGGCACCCACCAAGACACGCGCAGTGTTTTTGCCGACAAAAGCAACAGCGGGTATTACCTTGACATCTCCCTCAACCCCGAACCTTTGGCCCAGTATGGCATGGATAAAGAAGCGGTTTTAGAAGTCATCGCTGCTGCTGTGGGGGGCGCAAAAATCAGTACTTTTTTTGAAGGCATCGAACGCTACCCTATCACCTTGCGCCTTGAACTTGAACACCGAAGCGACCTTGAAGCCCTCAAAGCCCTCGCTATCAAAACCCCCTACGGGTTCCAACCCCTTGAAACCTTTGCCACCTTGGCACACACCTTAAGTCCTGGGATGATGAAAACCGAAATGGGCAAAAAAGTCACCTACGTGTACATCACCCTAAACGAAGGGACGTCGTCTAAAACCTACAAGGAAGAAGCCTCAGCGCTGTTGGCCAATGTGCCCCTTCCTACGGGATTTTACACAGAATGGGCAGGGGAGAGCGAATACCTAGAAGGGGCGATGGAACGGCTAAAGTTTATTATCCCCTTGGCGCTTTTGCTCACCTTTGTGCTTATTTTCTTGGGGCTTCGCTCCCTTGGGCAAGCGGTCTTGGTGTTTTTAACCCTGCCCTTTGCGGTGGTGGGCGGGTTTATTTACATGGATTATCTCAACTTCAACCTCTCCATCGCCACTATTGCGGGCTTTTTGGCGCTCATTGGGATTGCAGTTGAAACGGCGATTGTGATGATTATCTACCTCAACGAAGCGGTGGCAACCCTTAAGGTGCGCACCAAGGAAACCTTGCGCCAAGCGGTGTTTGAGGGGGCGGTTTTGCGGGTTCGGCCCAAACTTATGACCGTACTTTCGACCCTTTTGGGCCTTTTGCCCATCATGTGGGCGCAAGGGGCGGGCAGTGAAGTGATGCAACGCATCGCTGCGCCGATGATTGGGGGATTGGTCAGTTCGGCGATTTTAACGCTGTTTATCATCCCCGTGGTGTATTACAAACTCCAAAAAGAAGACCAATAGTCCTTTACATGTAAAGCTTTTTTCTTTACATGTAAAGGCTACAGCACCCACGTAGGAAAGATTTTTTTCTTCACTTTAAAGCGTTTTTCTTTGACTTCATCTACCCGCGCTTGGGAAATGGCCACGTAACTTTGCTTGTCGTAAATGTCGATTTTGCCAATCTCTTTGGCCTCCAATCCCATCTCGCCCGTGAGCGCACCCAAAATGTCGCCAGGGCGCAATTTGTCTTTTTTACCTCCTTCAAGCACAAGGGTACGAAAGGGAGGTTTCATGGAAAAACCACGGCTTACATGTAAGGCATCTTCGCGCTCAAAGTGGCGAGAAGGCGCTTCGTACTGGGCGATTTTTTCCCACTCTCTTGAGGTGTAAAGGCTCACCGCCAACCCCTCTTCCCCTGCGCGCGCGGTGCGTCCGATGCGGTGGGTGTAAGACTCTAGGGTGTGGGGCAAGTCGTAGTTGATGACCATGGCAAGGGCTTTGATGTCAAGACCGCGCGCGGCGACTTCCGTGGCGACCAAGACTGAACAACTGTTGTTCGCAAACTGCACCAACACGTCGTTGCGCTGGTACTGCTCCAAATCTCCATGCAAGGAAAGGGCGTCCACCCCTCGTTTAAATAAAAAATCTGCCACCGTGTTGGCTTCGACTTTGGTGTTGACAAAGACAAGGGCATTGGAAGGCGTAAAGGTCGCAAGCGCGCGCAAGAGGGCTTCGGGCTTTGTGGAGGTTTCGTAAAAGCGCTCTATTACACGGTTATCTTGCGCTTCCACTTCCACGCTTTGAGGCTCACGCTGAATCCGCTGGCTTAACGCCACAATGTCCTCAGGAAAAGTCGCCGAAAAAAGCAAGGTCTGGCGCGCACGTGGTACAAATGCGATGACCTCTTCTACTTCTTCCAAAAAGCCCATGTCTAGCATCCTGTCTGCTTCGTCTAGCACCAACGTTGTAGCTTCGTCTAACACCAAGGTCTTTTTTTGCAAGTGCTTGAGCACACGCCCAGGCGTACCCACCACCACGTGCGCCCCGTGGGCCAACGAGCCAATCTGCGGCCCAAACGCCGTGCCACCGCACAGGGTTAAAATCTTTAGATTAGGCGCAAAACGGGCGATGCGGCGCAGTTCCTTAGCCACTTGGTCGGCCAACTCACGGGTAGGACACAGCACCAATGCTTGGGGCTTGAACCGTTTTACATCCAAGCGCGCCAAAAGGCCCACGCCAAAAGCGGCGGTTTTCCCACTGCCTGTTTTGGCCTTGGCAATGAGGTCATGGCCTTCTAGGATGCGCGGAAGGGCGGCTTCTTGGATGGGGGTCATGGCGTCAAACCCAAGACTCTCTAGGGTTGAAACTAAGGAATCGGGTAAAGGAAGGGTAGCAAAGGAAGGCATGGGGTCTCTTTTTGGTGAAGTATACCAAAAATCGACGTTCTTTTTTGCCGATATAGCTTTAAGATACCAAAGGAGATGCCATGCACATCACCCAAAGCCACTTCACCACCGCTTCTTCCCACCGCCTTGAACGGGCTTAAAGCACCACTGTACGGGTTCAACAGGGCGAATTAGCCCCAATGCCCCCACCCCAAGCACCTCTTCTTGTAAACCTTGACACTTCTTACGCCCTAGACGACGACTACGCCAACCTCGACCCACGCTACCGCATGTTGGCGTTGTTACTGGAACAGATGTTTGGCAAACAAACCCTTGGTAAAGCAAAAGAAGCCCAGTTTCACACCACCCATCCAATACCCACCGCACATAGCGCACCCGTTCATGCCTCTTCTCCCATCATCCATTACCAAACAAGCCTTGAAGAGCGCCAAACCCAAGTGCTAGAGATGCATGCCAACATCGAGCTAGAGGGCGGGGAAAGGCTTGAGGCTTCTTTAAGTCTGCGCTGGGAGCAGCATTTCATGGAAAAAGACGCTTTTTTCATCCAAAACGGACAGGTATTTCGCGACCCCCTCGTTCTCTCACTGGAAGGGACTCAGCCTCTTGCGCACACCACCTTTGCCTTTAACCTTCAAGGCAACGAGGGAAAACTTGTCCACTTAAACGCCAACAGCGGCTACTTGGTGCTTGATAAAAACGGTAACGGAGTGGTTGAGGGCGGACGTGAACTCTTTGGGCCAACATCTGGCGAAGGATTTAAGGAATTAGCGCGTTTGGATGAGGATGGCAATGGGTGGATTGATAAAAACGACAGTTTTTTTTCTCAGCTTAAATTCTGGCACGTAAGCGCATCAAGCGAGCAACTCCTTAGCCTAGAAGAAGTAGGTATCGGGGCGCTTTCTTTACATGTAACCCCTATGGACTACATACACAAAACAAACGCCACTACCCCATTGGCAGCGTTTAAACATGCCTCTTTGGCGCTTACCGCAACACACCAAAGTGCTGCGGTATTTGAAATAGATATCGCTACTTAGCCCTACACTCTCTCTTTGGAAGAGCTTTGTTTGGTTGAAAGAGAGAGGCTAATATCAGCAATCACATCCAACTTTTGCGTGATGTCTTTCATGGCCTCACTTTCACCCTTAGCTGCAATGCTGATTTTCTCAATCTCTTCTTGGGTCGTGACGATTTCATCGACCGTTTTTTGCAGGGCAGGCACAATGCTGTTGACGACTTGCTGCACTTGCCTGATGGCGATATGAATATTATCCGTCAAACGGTTGCTCTGGTCGGAAAGCTTGCGCACTTCGCTTGCCACGACCGCAAACCCGCGTCCGTGTTCTCCTGCGCGCGCGGCTTCGATGGCCGCGTTGAGCGCCAAAAGGTTGGTGTCACTGGCAATGTGTTTAATGGAACTGGTGATGGAGCCTATCTCTTCCACGGCGTTCATGAGATTTTGCGCAAGCGCGTTGGTGTCTTGTACATTTCGCACTTCACCCGTAAGCTTGCCATGGACCAAAGCAATGGTTTTGGCCGTCTCTTCAATGGAACGAAACGCTTCTTGGGTGATGTGGGAAATATCTTTGGTCTGATCAGCCAAAGTGCTCGAAACCGCGCAGGATTCTTGCAGGATTTTTTGGGAATTGATACTCGTGACAATTTGCGCCAACGAACTCACACTCGCAGGGGTTGCAGTGCGTGGCGGACTGGGAATGATGACTGCATCTTGCTTGAGCCCACTGCCATAAGTAGTGTACAACGCCTTCCCGCGCGACACATATCCGTCGGTCCCGATCACGTACCGCACACTAGAGAGTTTTTCGCGCACTTGAGCACTTTCCCACTCATCGAAAGGAACGATAGTGTAAGTCACGTGGGTGAGTTGGTACTGTTTTAAAAATTTGAGCATGACATTGGCGCCCGAAGAACTGTTGTTAAAAATCACCACTTCTTCGCCTTCGGGGATGCGACTCACTGCCACGAAAAAATCCGTAGGCGGCACAAATTCAACAGCCGTTACCCGCTCTTTGCTATAGGTTTTGACCATTTCATCGTAACGGTTTACAAAACACACAATCAAATCAAACGCCTCAGCATCGTACTGTTTGTAATTTTGCAAAGTTGCCGCTTGGTAAGTCACGGCGCCTTTAAGTGTTGCATCCACGAGAGAGACGAGCTCTTGGGTGGTTGCGTCATTAGCACCAATGAGAAGAAGGGAAGCGCTCACGATGACTCCTTGTTGGTAAAACGTTTTGCCAAATCTATCCTATGATACTTTTAGCAAAACCTCAAAAGAACGCCATCGTGTAGTGTAACAAATTTTAGAGACAAAAAAAGGAGTTTTAATTATAAGCTTAATGTTTCTATCTAAAAAAATTTAAAGATTATAGCACTGGACATCTTTACATGTAGAGGAGGCTTTGAACCTCCTTTGCTACTCAAATGGCTAGCTACTTACAGGAGGGGTGTACTTTAGCACCGTGCGCGCAAAATCTACATTTCTAAAAAAGAGCAATTCAAACACAGGGTCAAGGTGCAACGCCGAAGCCTCTAGGCCTTCAAAGGGCGACACTTCAAACCCAACGCCAACTTTGCTGTTTTTTGGTTTCACGCTTACGCGCAAAGGGGCAAGGGCTTTGGCCATATTGAGGGCGTTTTTCTTCTTTTTTTCATCCAAGCCTTCCAAGAGGTCGCGCGAAGTGCGCGGGGCAAAAAGAAGGGTTTCAAGCAAGTCTACCTTGTCTTTAAAGACCACTTTGTTCCATTTCATGATGAGCTGTTCGGTGCGAATGTCGCAAGAGGTTTGTAAAAGCCCGTGGGGCTTAGTGGCGCGAATCGCTTCAATAAGGCCAAGCAAAAAATTGGCCCCACCTAAGGCAGTAGCGGCTTGCGTCAAACGGGTATGAAAAAGTGTTTTTGTAGGAGTGTCGTACTGGTGGAAGGGGTGCATGAAATGGCCTTTGAAAAAGATAAGGAAGTATAACAAAAGTATCTTTCCTTTTTAGGTACAATCTAACCTTAATTTCATTACAAGGAACAGACGCATGCACCGCTTTTCTTTTTTTAATCGCCTTTCTCTTGAAAATCAATCTATTTTGCTTGCAGCAGCCACCAAGACTACCATCCCCAAAGAACACCTTCTGTTTCATCAAGGAGACACTTGCAGACAAATTTTATTTTTAGTAGAAGGTTCCATTCGTGTTTTTAGAAGACATGATTCGGGACAAGAAATCACCCTATACTACCTCAAGCCTTTTGAACAATGCAATGTCAATATCAACAGTGCCTTTGGTAACACTCCTGCCATCGGGAGTGCCATTAGTGAAAGTGAATTGGAAGGGTATATGATTGATGCTAACGTGCTTCACACGCTTTACCGCCAAGAACAGGCCTATCAAGACTATGTGTTTTCTCTTTTTTCTATTAGATTGGAGGAGTTTACGGAACTTGTGGAAGACATTCGCTTTAAAAAACTCGATGAACGCTTGATGCAATGGCTCCAAGATACACCTGAGCAAACCCTCACCATCACCCATGAAAAACTTGCTTCTCATATTGGCACTTCAAGAGAAGTGGTTAGTCGTTTGTTAAAAACCCTCGAAAAAGAAGGGGTGATAACCCTTTCGCGAGGAAAAATCACCAAATGCCCTGTCCAAAAAAGTTCTTTTTTAAAATGGTTTTGATAGTGGATTTGTGATAAAAGTCACAGACAAAAACCGTCTATTCTGTCATGATACCGTCTCTTAAACAATCCCAAGGAGACCACCATGAAGAAGAAATTCACCCTCGTTTTTTTACTTATAGCAGGAGGCAGTTCGCTTGCTTTTGCCCAAGGCGAACAATTGTTCAACAGCCCCACACTTGGCGGCAGTAAAAACGACGCCTCCTGCGTGACCTGTCACGCAGGAGGCGAAGGCCTCAATGCGCCACTTTTTGATAGAAAAGAGTACGTGATGATGGGGCAAACATTTAGCACGCTTGAAGATATTGTCAACATGTGTATTCAAATGCCCCTTGAAGGAAAGGCCATTGACCCCAACGGAGCAGAAATGAAACATCTTTTAAACTACATGAAGACGTTAACAAAATAGTAAAAAAAAAAGAGTCTTTACATGTAAAGACTCTTTTGCCTCTAAAACATTAGTTTCGCCACTTTACTATGTAGTGTTTTACGTTACACAACGGGCAATAATTTAGAGCGCCAAACACAATAGGCACAAGCCCCAAAAGACCCCAATAGCTCTGAAAAATCAGGCCAAGCGTGACGATTATCACGCCTGCGCTGATGCGAAAGGCTCTGCTTGGTTTTTTAATCCCACATGTCATCATCATTCCTTAGGAAAAAATACTTGCCGTAATGCCCTTGTACCAATCTTTGGTAGCAACAGCCGTAGCTTCGTCGGCATTTTCAAAAAGTTCGGCTTTTACTTTAACAGATTTTTCCTCTAAGTAGGCTTGGTGCGTCACGGCGATGGCTGTGGTTGGACTGACCATAGAGTAGCACACATTCGCAGGAAGCTCCGCGCCCACGCGTGGGTCACGCCCGCTCAAACGTCGCCCAATCTGCTCGCCCGCAATGAGCCCGCACGAGTTTGCCATTTGGGCACTTTTGGGAAAGGGGTACTCCCCAAGCACGTCGCCTACGATGTACACATCAGGGTCACTCACGCTTTGAAACCCTGGAGCCACGACTCTGCCCCATCCCGTGCTTGTCACTGCAAGGCCTGCTCCAGTTAACAAAGCACTGGCTTTGTTGGCGGGGATGATATTGGCATCATCAAAGGCCAAGGTTTGTTTCACAAACTGCTTCGTGTTCACATCAAAGACATCGTAAGCGACGACTTTTTTGGCAAGGTCAATGTTTGTAATGTTGCTCGTAGGCAGGTATTCTAAATACCCTTCATACTTCGCAAACGCTTCCAAAAAGCCCTTAGATTTCGTAGTTGGCTTGTCTCTTGGGTCTAAAAGCACCACCTTGGCCTTGCGTCCCTTGGCTTGAAAATAGCTAGCAATCAGCGCAGCACGCTCATAGGGTGCAGGAGGGCAACGATACGCGCCTTTGGGCACGGTGATGACAAAGACCCCTTCTGTAAAGTTTTCCACTTTTTTCTTTAAGGTCAATTGCTCTTCGCCGCCGGTGTAACTGGCAGGAAACAACGTGCGGCACGCTCTGGCTTCCTCGGCGTCTAGCCCAAAAGGTGCGTAATCGTACTCAATCCCGGTGGCAAGGACTAGCAGGGTGTACGCGTACGTGTTTCCAAGGGTTGTGAGGGTTTTGGCCTTGCGGTCGATGGCAATGACTTTTTCGTTGACCACTTCGTAGCCGTAAGTAATGGCGGGCTCCAAGGGCGAAAACAACAACTCTTCATAGCTTGTGCCCTCTACGCCCCCGATCCACAAGTTGCTGTAAGGGCACGAGGCAAAGACGTTTTTAGACTCAAAAATCACAATCTCGGCCTCTTTATTGTGCTCGCGGATGGCCTTGGCCACACTAAGTCCTGCATACCCTCCACCGATGATGGCCACACGCGCCTTCCCATTAAGAGGGTGTGCTAGGGGCGCTACTGACGTTTTTTGTGCTTCATTTTCTTTGGCAACACCGTTAGTCACCACTGCCGCTGCGCCCAATACACTTAACTTTAATGCGTCTCTACGATTCATTTTTTCACCTTTACATGTAGTAATACAAATCACTATTTTATGGAATAATTGCTCCAAAACATCTCGGCATCATAATCTATTTTTTCATCAATGTCAAGTATTTTGACAAGTTTAATCAAGTTTGATATACTACACCTATATTTCCAAAGGATGACGATGAAAAGAATACTCTTAGCTTTTTTATTGCTAACACAGCTGGCTTTTGCAGGTGACCCTCACAAGGGGCAGATTTTTTACCGTTACGTCGTTTCACCTATCACGGACATGCGTGGAGATGCCTTTACTAAAACACATACTAAAGCAGAATGGGAAACACTGATGAGCAAAGAGGGAAAAGGGTTTTTAACCGCTTACAACATACCCCAAGGCACGCTAGATGCGGAAGCTTTGGAGCACTTGAGGGCGTTTTTCATCCACTACGCCAAAGACAGCGACGTGGTAGCCGTGTGTGAGGAGCTATAGCCCCACCAAAAGTCCCAACCCAAAAAGGCCAAGCACCACGCCTGAGCCTTTTTGAATCCACCCTATTGCCCCATACAAACGTGCTTTAGTGTGGCGATTACCCGCAAGAAGTGCCACCACCATGTCCCACCCAAGCACCACCGCCACCATCCACACCCCGTACCAAAGACGCATTTGCATCCCCGTATCTGGGCTTACCATCGCCCCGAACAACACCCAATAAAACAGAGCATTTTTAGGGTTAAGCACCGCAGAGCCAAACCCAAGGGCCACGTGTTTTCCCCATGCCTTTACATGTAAGGCTTTGCTAGCACTCTCACGCACTTTTGGCGCGCGCAAAAGATGCCATCCGATGTAACACAAATAGACCCCACCAAGGCTTCGCACCACTACAAAAAAGGTTTCGTGCTGGGTCAACAGTGCCGCACTACTGAGCGCCAAGGCGATATACACCCCATTGCCCAAGGCAATCCCCAAGCACACCCCAAAGGCATAGCGCAACGGAAGCCGCAAGGCTGTTTGGATGATGAGAAAAAAATCAGGCCCAGGACTCAACAACGCCAAAAAATGCGCCCATGCTACCAAGAAAAATTCCATAATACTCCTTAGAGTTCTTTCAGAACTCTCAATACGCTTTTAGAGCAAAGCTCCAAAAGCTACGCTAACGCTACGCACACTTACGCAGAAAGCCCACGCACCTTTGGTGCTTTGTGCGTTAACGATGAAGTATAGAAAAATCTAGGCTTTTAAATCTTGTAAAAAATTGCGTTGGTAGGCTTTGGGGGTTTGGGTGGTGAAGGCTTTGAAGTGGTGGTGAAAATGGCTTTGGTCGTAAAAACCGCACATTTGGGCAACCTCGGCGATGACGCGGCCTTGCTGGAGGTAGCGGCGCGCCGCCTCGATGCGGCAGTTGAGCCTAAAGGCGTGGGGCGTGACCCCAACACTGGCTTTAAAAGCACGAATCAACCCGTACACACTCCCACCCGCCGCGTGGGCAAGCGTTTCAAGGGGCAACTCTTCTTCTAGGTTACATGTAAGCATCTCTTGCGCCCGCGCTATGCAAGGAGTACTGGGCATTGCGGGTAAAAAGCGCACGCGCTCTAGCAACGCGCCAAAAAACTCCGTCAGTTTTTCCTCTTTTTCCATCCTAAACCCCTTGGGGTCTAGCAAGGTGGTAAGGGTGTCAAAATAGTGCGCTACCAACGAAGCATCTTCAAGGAGTGAGGTTTGAAAAGGGGCAAACACTTCACGTCCTTGCAAGGACGCGCACCACGCGGTGTCGAGGTAAAGCATCCCGTACGTGCGGGGTTTAGAAGGAGAAGGATTGCACGCATGAAGCACGTGGGGGTTGATGAGGGCTAACGTGCCGCTTTGTAGCGTAAACGCTTTCTCTCCTAACGTAAACTCCACCTCGCCCTCAAGCACCGCCCCGATGCTAAGACGTTGGTGTAGATGGGATTTAAAATGTTCAAAACTGCGGGTCGCAAACCGCGCTTCCGCAAAAGGCAAGGTGCCCGCTTGCACCCTACACGACCCTTAGGGGTGTCGCTTCGCGCGCTAATACTTCGCCGATGATGCACGTGTGTACGTAACCCAAATCCTGAAGCACAGCGATGCTTTGCCGTACTTCTTTTTCAGGCAAGGCTACCAGTAAGCCACCCGAAGTTTGCGCGTCAAAGAGCGT from Sulfurospirillum tamanense harbors:
- a CDS encoding efflux RND transporter permease subunit, producing MVEHIIEGSLRNKAMVLLTLLLGVMLSVWAMKHTALDALPDLTPPQVIVSVEFPGQSPKVIEDQVVYELTSALLSVPKSSTVRAFTSFGNALVYVIFDDATDLYWARDRVSEVIASVAKTVPQEASIRLGPDATGIGWVFEYALTSNTKSLQELRTLQDYVYRYALLGVEGVSEVASVGGFVKTYEITLRQDDLVRYDLGISQVKNAIAQNNRDVGGGVLLENGFEHMVQAKGYAKSAADLLAIPLGSPKGVPLTLGDIADVTLVPSYRSGLAELNGEGEVVGGIVVVRYKENAYKVIQAVKERLESLHVNDVEVITTYDRSDLILNAITNLQNVLLEESVVVFAVVMLFLLHVRSALVVLIILPLTIALTFLLMKLFGIESNIMSLGGIAIAIGAMVDACVVMIENVHKKLGGKKGISETERVATIITSSKQVGRPIFFALLIIVVSFLPIFSLGGQEGALFKPLAYTKTFAMLIGAILAITFVPVLMVFFIKGTLHREEKNPLNRFFIAAYGVLLKFSMRFWYLSIAVFVGLLIFGYHTYTKQRWEFMPPLHEQALMYMPVTSSGISIETAKAYAKQSNAIIKSFPEVESTFAKVGRAATATDPAPLSMIETIIQFKPQSQWREGVTYASLQEEMNAKLQLPGLVNSWTFPIRGRIDMLITGMRTPLGIKLYGDNDEALEKSAQAIATALGTHQDTRSVFADKSNSGYYLDISLNPEPLAQYGMDKEAVLEVIAAAVGGAKISTFFEGIERYPITLRLELEHRSDLEALKALAIKTPYGFQPLETFATLAHTLSPGMMKTEMGKKVTYVYITLNEGTSSKTYKEEASALLANVPLPTGFYTEWAGESEYLEGAMERLKFIIPLALLLTFVLIFLGLRSLGQAVLVFLTLPFAVVGGFIYMDYLNFNLSIATIAGFLALIGIAVETAIVMIIYLNEAVATLKVRTKETLRQAVFEGAVLRVRPKLMTVLSTLLGLLPIMWAQGAGSEVMQRIAAPMIGGLVSSAILTLFIIPVVYYKLQKEDQ
- the dbpA gene encoding ATP-dependent RNA helicase DbpA — protein: MPSFATLPLPDSLVSTLESLGFDAMTPIQEAALPRILEGHDLIAKAKTGSGKTAAFGVGLLARLDVKRFKPQALVLCPTRELADQVAKELRRIARFAPNLKILTLCGGTAFGPQIGSLAHGAHVVVGTPGRVLKHLQKKTLVLDEATTLVLDEADRMLDMGFLEEVEEVIAFVPRARQTLLFSATFPEDIVALSQRIQREPQSVEVEAQDNRVIERFYETSTKPEALLRALATFTPSNALVFVNTKVEANTVADFLFKRGVDALSLHGDLEQYQRNDVLVQFANNSCSVLVATEVAARGLDIKALAMVINYDLPHTLESYTHRIGRTARAGEEGLAVSLYTSREWEKIAQYEAPSRHFEREDALHVSRGFSMKPPFRTLVLEGGKKDKLRPGDILGALTGEMGLEAKEIGKIDIYDKQSYVAISQARVDEVKEKRFKVKKKIFPTWVL
- a CDS encoding methyl-accepting chemotaxis protein, encoding MSASLLLIGANDATTQELVSLVDATLKGAVTYQAATLQNYKQYDAEAFDLIVCFVNRYDEMVKTYSKERVTAVEFVPPTDFFVAVSRIPEGEEVVIFNNSSSGANVMLKFLKQYQLTHVTYTIVPFDEWESAQVREKLSSVRYVIGTDGYVSRGKALYTTYGSGLKQDAVIIPSPPRTATPASVSSLAQIVTSINSQKILQESCAVSSTLADQTKDISHITQEAFRSIEETAKTIALVHGKLTGEVRNVQDTNALAQNLMNAVEEIGSITSSIKHIASDTNLLALNAAIEAARAGEHGRGFAVVASEVRKLSDQSNRLTDNIHIAIRQVQQVVNSIVPALQKTVDEIVTTQEEIEKISIAAKGESEAMKDITQKLDVIADISLSLSTKQSSSKERV
- a CDS encoding Crp/Fnr family transcriptional regulator yields the protein MHRFSFFNRLSLENQSILLAAATKTTIPKEHLLFHQGDTCRQILFLVEGSIRVFRRHDSGQEITLYYLKPFEQCNVNINSAFGNTPAIGSAISESELEGYMIDANVLHTLYRQEQAYQDYVFSLFSIRLEEFTELVEDIRFKKLDERLMQWLQDTPEQTLTITHEKLASHIGTSREVVSRLLKTLEKEGVITLSRGKITKCPVQKSSFLKWF
- a CDS encoding c-type cytochrome, with product MKKKFTLVFLLIAGGSSLAFAQGEQLFNSPTLGGSKNDASCVTCHAGGEGLNAPLFDRKEYVMMGQTFSTLEDIVNMCIQMPLEGKAIDPNGAEMKHLLNYMKTLTK
- a CDS encoding YgaP family membrane protein, giving the protein MTCGIKKPSRAFRISAGVIIVTLGLIFQSYWGLLGLVPIVFGALNYCPLCNVKHYIVKWRN
- a CDS encoding FAD-dependent oxidoreductase — translated: MNRRDALKLSVLGAAAVVTNGVAKENEAQKTSVAPLAHPLNGKARVAIIGGGYAGLSVAKAIREHNKEAEIVIFESKNVFASCPYSNLWIGGVEGTSYEELLFSPLEPAITYGYEVVNEKVIAIDRKAKTLTTLGNTYAYTLLVLATGIEYDYAPFGLDAEEARACRTLFPASYTGGEEQLTLKKKVENFTEGVFVITVPKGAYRCPPAPYERAALIASYFQAKGRKAKVVLLDPRDKPTTKSKGFLEAFAKYEGYLEYLPTSNITNIDLAKKVVAYDVFDVNTKQFVKQTLAFDDANIIPANKASALLTGAGLAVTSTGWGRVVAPGFQSVSDPDVYIVGDVLGEYPFPKSAQMANSCGLIAGEQIGRRLSGRDPRVGAELPANVCYSMVSPTTAIAVTHQAYLEEKSVKVKAELFENADEATAVATKDWYKGITASIFS
- a CDS encoding LysE family translocator yields the protein MEFFLVAWAHFLALLSPGPDFFLIIQTALRLPLRYAFGVCLGIALGNGVYIALALSSAALLTQHETFFVVVRSLGGVYLCYIGWHLLRAPKVRESASKALHVKAWGKHVALGFGSAVLNPKNALFYWVLFGAMVSPDTGMQMRLWYGVWMVAVVLGWDMVVALLAGNRHTKARLYGAIGWIQKGSGVVLGLFGLGLLVGL